Within the Nicotiana tabacum cultivar K326 chromosome 11, ASM71507v2, whole genome shotgun sequence genome, the region ttgggtgattctgttatttcttggagttcaaagaaacggtccattgttactctctcgacttgtgaagccGAATATATAGCAGCAACATCATGTACCTGTCATGCTTTTTCGCTAAGGAGATTATTGAAGGAGATCAATTTGCCACAAATGgaagctacagagatttgtattgataacaaatCAGCACAGGCACTTTCAAAGAATCCAgtgtatcatgatcgaagcaagcatatagatacaaggTATCACTTCATCATAAAATGCATTGAGAAGAAGGAAgtcgagctcaaatatgtgaagtctcatgatcaatttgcagatatcttcacaaagcctctcaagtttgaagattttcagAGATTGAGAACAAGACTTGGactaaagaagaaaaatcaaaattaagggagagatttgtGAGGTCCACACCTCACCAACCAAAAGAAGAAGATTGAAAAAATTGGACAAAATAGGCTGCTTGAATGCATATGGGCGGCTGAAGATTTCAATTTGCAATTTGCAATGCAATAAGTCAAATTTGTGTTACTAAGTGGTTGGCAAATTTGCCTATAAATAAAGATGATTCCCTCTCAGTTAAGAcacaccaaaataagagagaaacaatagaagttagagagagtaatccataaattgttgtctgtgagataactagtgagtggtagtaatattgtagtgaggtgttttatataaagagtgttatttctttcaaagttgtagtagtctcttgacactactgagttgtaatattatagtggtaatattgctacactcggatattgtattttatcccgctaaaatatttggtgtcattattactctcttgtgttattattatttgttgtggatattattcctgggcgggattatttatttatcccAACATTTGGAAGCTTTCAAGGTGACGAAAATGGTCTTTTTGCAGAGGTGAAGCTGGTTCGTTGTGGTGGCCGGTCGTTTTGGGAGGAGAGATTTAGGGATGTTGAAGGTTTTTCGCTAGGGTTCTCTTGGTGAGGGTGACGATGGAGCTCTAGAGATGAGGGTTCCTTTTTCTTATGTCCATGGTTGAGAAGGTAAACGAGAAGATGTGGTGTGGtctgcttttgttttttttttcgaaagaGAGGTCCAAAACGCTGTGTTTGATATGCTCAGGAAGATGAAGTTCTTGGGGGAGGGGGGCGTCTAATGAAAACGGCGGATATCCAGTTTAGGTCTAATGTCTAACTAGGTCTAGGGATCTTTTTATAGTCTAAGTCTAGGGTTTTAAGGGGTTATTATGGGATATGTCCGAAAATTAGGTCTAAAAATAGGTTGTTTGAActcaaatttattttttcttggtgaacgagactaaaaatacgacatcatttactaattaatcttacTTAAGCAAAATagttattaaaataagactgaccgttaaaacaaatcttttttttttgtattttcaaccatcatattaaaataaaaataaggtactatttttgtatattttttttagctttatgaaaggtacataaaaataaaaatatttttggaatttttatttttgtgacgaaataaagtaaaagagtcaaaattagttgataTAACTATATTTAGgcttaaactaaatatttacatgctaaaatatgtaaaatcttgggagGATAAACAATCACATATCTACTTACCCGACTaaccaattttatatttttccctAGATGTCTTTGTCACCAATAACGGTCCACCTTCCTCTTTATCCATAAGTCTTGTTCGACGGAGCATTGCAATGGGTTCAAAACTCTCTTTCACCTGCTTTTTTGTCATCATTTTTCGTGGTCATCTTAAACACGACGCCAAACCACAATTCCAGACACCTTTTTCCAAACCGTGGAGATAGACAACAACTGGTGATCCCTCTCGCTTGCAGCATCTCCTACTTTCGTTGCTCTTTAAATCTTATCTAGGGTTTTGTAAACCTAAGTAGATTTTATTGATTTACATataaagatttttctttttttacaagACTGGATTTAATAGGTTTTCGATTAGTGAAAATTTGTTAGTAAATATCAAAACCGAGGTCAAAAGTATGTAAAAtctaaaaccaaaaaaaataaaaatcatccaaattaaaatttgatttgttttggttaatttttcagtttaatCTGAATCATCACACAACCCTAGACCATGGCATAGGTTAGTGACCTCCATTGCACTTTGGAGGGATGCCCGCCTAAGGTAGGTTCAAGTAGTTGAGCCTACATCATAATTTGTGACAGTACGGGCTTGCGTTCGCGCCGTCCCTTCTGTTAAAAAAAACTCGCTTAAAGTACAAATGAAACAAAAGAGCTACTTTAAAAACGTTAAGGATACTTTTAGTTAATGAGGATACATCAAAGATGTATTTAAACTTTACGAGTCGTTTGATTGATGACAAATTATGAATGGTTTAGTAATACAAGGATTATAATATAATAATGCACAGATTGTAACGGGGACTAATAATGCAAGAATTATAGTGTGGGGATTAAAAATTCTAGAACTACAATGTAATTAGTAGTGCAAGGATTTTAaagtataaattatttttgttggatatttttaaggaaaaagaagaaataaatctAGAGTGTATCGGCTTTTTTGCTAattttttatcttattaaatcCATGTCATAATACATAAATTCCTGCACAACTTTTGCAGGAAACAGAAGATACAACCAAACGGCGCATATAGTTTAATTCGATGCCTACATACCAACAAcatgttgaagtttggcaaaatgccaaagtcccacatcggttgggAGAAGGGTTGGGGGattttttcccctataaaagaagacctaatgtttaggatttaaacacacctctcatttgccttcttatcttcttaaggcatttgtatcttctctctttagtattttttcacttgtattttggagtggaataaaatattggttgtgtccgaggagtaggtaaaattagccgaacctcgtaaattctggtgttccttttattgttgctttattgtcttatttattatttggtggctctcataatttttggtatagtagttgtgacttattcacactatatacatttggcttctgcaacaattggtatcagagccaaggtactgtctaagtatgctctgtggttgcagcagagtctgatcttccacatcagaaaagatttatcttggtaactgtcaaggttctgtcttagtatgctctgtggttgcagcttagtctgatcttccacaccagaaagaaaataatcttgatttgtgtcgtcagctattaaataatatttgtgtcaaaataggagacaataacaagaagaatctacatcaagtgtcaataatacgtcatcgttggcatcttcgcttatgacaagaattgtgtcaattgcaaaatttgcggtagaaatttttgacggatcaggacattttgggatgtggcaaggcgaggttctagatgtcctttttcaacaagggctagatcttgccattgaagaaaaaagaccagatgttattggagaagaagattggagaattatcaatcgtgttgcttgcggtaccattcgatcctaccttgctagagagcagaaatatccatacataaaggaaacttctgcaagtaaattatggaaagcactggaggataaatttttgaagaaaaacagtcaaaataaattgtacatgaagaagagactgtttcactttacctatgttcctggtaccacgatgaatgaacatatcaccagtttcaataagttggttcacagatttgcaaaatatggatacaacttatgatgatggtgacttggccttgatgttgttggcgtcacttcctgatgagtacgagcaccttgaaactactctactccatggaaatgacgaagtttctctcagagaagtttgtttggctttgtacagctatgaacaaagaaagcgagaaaaacagaagggaggagaagcactgtttgtgaggggtcgtcatcaaaatcaaacgaggacaaagaagggaagatccaagtcaagatccagacccagcaaagatgaatgtgccttttctCGAGAAAAAGGGCATTGGAAGAAAGACtatccgaagttgaagaataaggccaaatataataatggaaaggccattatggattcaaatgtagctgattgtgatgattcagacttctcattagttacaacagagtcatcaacatcatcagacatatggttgatggactcggcttgtagctatcatatgtgtcccaacagggactggttcgtggattttcaagaaggagaatatggaattattcacacagcggataacagccctcttacctcatatgggattggttcaatacgattaaggaaccacgatggaatgatcagaacattaacagatgttcgatatgtaccagatttgaagaagaatctcatctctgtgggagccctagaatcaaaagggttcaaaatcattgcagaaaatggagtgatgagaatatgctcaggtgcactagtggtaatgaaggctaatcggaagaataataatatgtaccgctattgtggaagtacagttattgggacaacgaaagtgacatccagtgacgacaaagaaacagaagcaaccaggctatggcacatgcgcttaggacatgctggaggaaaatccttgaaaactctattagatcaaggattgttaaagggagtcaaggcttgcaacttggagttttgcgaacattgtgttaaagggaaacagacaagggttaaatttggtatagcgatccataatactaaaagcattttggattatgtacactctgatgtttggggtccttccaaaataccttcattgggtgggaagcactattttgtaacctttgttgatgatttttccagaagagtgtgggtgtatacaatgaaaagcaaagatgaagtgttgggaatttttctcaaatggaagaagatggtggagaatcaaacaggcaggaggatcaagtgtattcgcacagacaatggaggtgaatacaaaaatgatcatttcaataaggtctgtgaaaatgatggcattgtccgacacttcactgttagacatacaccacaacagaatggagtggcagaacatatgaaccggaccttgctggagaaggtacggtgtatgttgtccaatgctggcttgggcaaagaattttgggctgaggcaattacatatgcatgtcacctcattaatcgtctaccatctgttGTTATtaatggcaagacaccatttaaaaaatggtatggaaagcctgctgtagattatgactatttgcacgtgtttggctcaactacatattatcatgtgatagagtcaaaattggatccaagggcgaagaaggctatttttatgggaattacttctggagtcaaaggaaatcgcttatggtgtcctatgacaaagaaagtaatattcagcagggatgttacctttgatgaatctgctatggtaaataaagtaatagaagataccaaacaaaatgaaggtgcttctaagcaggtggcgtttgagggaaaatttatttttcctacataagaagcagaggaggaaacaaatgaagattaccctcttgaaggagagccagtagaggagattccaactcaggaacctcaacaataacttgaatcaatagcaaccagcaggccaaaaagaacaataacgaaacctgttcgtctcatagaaacggttgcttgtgcaacctcaattgtagctgatgatgttcctaccacttataaagacgcagtccaaagttcaaaagaagataagtggaggattgcaaTGAATGAtaaaatacagtcccttcatcagaatcatacatggagattagccaatctcccgaagggaatgaaagcaattgggtgcaaatgggtatttgcaaagaaggaaggatttcctaaccaagtagatgttcgctacaaagcaagattggtggccaaaggatatgatCAAAAgaagggaattgattacaatgaagtattttctccagttgtaaaacattcctccattagaattatgttggctttggtagtacaattggatttggaactagttcagatggatgtaaaaactgcatttttacatgaaaacttggaggaggaaatctacatgacttagccagaaggattcaaagttgctggaaaagaaaatatggtatgcaaacttgaaaaatcgttgtacggattgaaacaatcttctagacaatggtacaagcgatttgacgagtttatgttgcagcaagggtacaagagaagcaaatacgatcattgtgtgtatttgcgcacgCTTAAAggtggttcctttgtatatcttctcctatatgttgatgatatgttgatagcttccaagaattcggaagaaattgataagttaaagattcaactgaagaaggagttcgagatgaaggatctgggtgaggcaaagaaaattcttggcatggataataagagatagacgttcaaagaaactctgtttatctcagaaaggatatttgaagagagtactacaacgttttggcatagctGACAAGACTAAGcgagttagtactccacttgctccccattttaagctgagtactactatgtcgtcaaaggatgaagctgaacgagagtatatgtcaaaggtaccatacgcaaatgctgttggtagcttgatgtatgcaatagtctgtacgagacctgacatttcacaagatGTTGGAGTTATTAGaaaatatatgcataatccaggaaaggagcattggcaagctgtgaagtggattctacggtatattcataatactgtagatgttgggttagtttttgagcaggaagacaatcagtctgtagttggatattgtgattcAGATTTTgggggtgatctggacaaacgaagatcaactactggttatgtgtttacttttgcaaaggcaccagttagttggaagtctactttgcagtcaatagttgctttgtctacaacagaggcagagtatatGGATATTATAGAGGCTGTGAAgtaggcaatttggcttcaaggattgctaaaggagcttggtgttgaacaaaaatgtatcacaattttttgtgatagtcaaagtgttattcaattagcgaagaaccaagtttatcatgcaaggacgaagcacattgatgttcggtatcattttgtacgagaaatcatagaagaaggtggagtcacgatgaagaaaattcatactacagagaatcctgctgatatgctgacaaaagtggtgagtACGATCAAGTTTcaaacattgtttggatttgatcaacattgttgaacactgaagattgaagatgaagacacaaccaaaatttatTATTGAGTGAGAATTGAAGATgtgaaattttgccaaggtggagatttgttgaagtttggcaaaatgccaaagtcccacatcggttgggAGAAGAGTTGGAGGGGattttttcccctataaaagaaggcctaatgtttaggatttaaacacacctctcatttgccttcttatcttcttaaggcatttgtatcttctctctttagtattatttcacttgtattttggagtagaataaaatattggttgtgtccgaggagtaagcaaaattagccgaacctcgtaaattctggtgttccttttattgttgctttattgtcttatttattatttggtggctgtcataattttcggtatagtagttgtgacttattcacactatatacatttggcttccgcaacacaaCATACATAGTTAAAAACTCATGTATAGAAGTAACAAAGTCATAAAATGATTGAGACAATTTTCGTTTTGTTCACTTGAAAAAGTTATTGCATTCATATTACATGAAGTAAAACTTACACATTGGTAAAAGGTTTGGAAATTAACAAAGATAGTTTTCACACACCAATGGCATATACAATGATATATTCTCGAGCAGGTATGTTAATTTTTCAAACTTATATAAgagattttatatagaatttgccaaattcaaccatcttctcttcaaacaatttgaaaattgctGGTATTGAAAAATGAAGACACCTTTGAAACACACTGTCCtttttttcctccattaaatcaattttctggaaaatattgattattttaaaataattcatTGACTATAGAAATGCAATCTTTTTCAATTCCGTAGTAGAAGCCTACACAAAGAAACTTgggaaattttttagaaatagtcagatttataacaggtaatttaaaaatagtcacagtttcaaaaataatcaaaatgttgccactttttcatgtaaagataaaatctgaataAAAACACCCTTAAAATCCGGAAacatttcagcataatatactagagttcatattttttacaaatgagattccagcataatgtgcTAGAATTTCATAATGTATTGGAGTTTCAACATAATATTCTGGAACTTTATACGCATGAGCTCCAtaatctagcatattatgctaaAACTTTCCATGCGATGGAGTTCCAACAGTTGGAAGTTTATAGGCAGGAGCTCCACAATGCAGCATATTATACTGAAACTTTTTCCGCGtttcagcaaaatagtgactattttttgaTGACTTTTACTTCACAAGAAAACTTGTGAGTAATTCAGTTCAAGTGGTATAGCTAGACAATAAGCATTTAACTGCTATAAAAACAGTTGACAACTTGGGATAATATTGTTCATCATTTCAAAGCCATGAGGACCCTCAAAACTTTCCTTATATTTGCcactttattttatcatttttcgatCGTTTATGGCTGCTATGAAACTGAAAGAGCAACTCTACTGAGCTTCAAATCGATGATAACTGATCCATCTGATCGGTTATCTTCATGGCAAGGCGGAAACTGTTGCAATTGGGAAGGAATCAAATGCTCAAGTTCAGGTCATGTTGTAGTTGTCAATCTCCGGAATCCTAATCCGGATGAAATCATGATCAATGTCAATGAGGAAGTTGTTTCAAATTCTAACAATACATTTGATTTTGCCCTTAAAGGTACTATATCTCCATTGCTCTTTACTCTTAACCATATGCAACATCTTGACCTGAGTTTCAACAACTTCATGCTCTCTAAACTACCTACTGAGATATCAAACTTAACAAAGTTGACTTATCTCAACCTCTCAAATGCTATGTTTCAAGATTCCATCACCACACAATTTTCAAACCTTACATCTCTAAGGTTTCTTGATCTTTCATGTGCTAATTTAGTAcctgatttttcttctttttctgtcaGCTTGACATTTCCGCTAAGGTTAGATTTTGGCTCACTGTCGTCTTTTATCAGCTATGGTCGTATATCTAGTCCAAATCTAAGGTGGTTAGAAGGACTCCGCGACCTTAGATATCTTGTATTGATAGGTGTTGATCTATCAAAGGCGTCCGAATCATTTCATTGGGCTAAACCAATATCAAGTCTTTCAAATCTCATGTCACTTCGTTTGTCCAACTGCAACATTTCAGGAAGAATTCCAACAGTGGAGTTACTTAATCTTACTAATCTTTCTACTCTAGAAATGAGTTCTAACGCTCTAACATCCTGGATACCTGATCTGCTATCGAACCTCACAACCCTCTCAACTCTTGATTTTAGTGGCAACGATTTACATGGTCATATCCCTTACCTTCCTCAGCTTGAAAGACTTTCTGTTGCTAGCAATCCTGCTATGATCATCAATCTTGTTTCAATGTTTTCAGTCCCATGGTCAAAGTTGACATTTCTTGACATAAGTTTCACAGGGGTAGGTGGAACGATTCCTCCTTCGTTAAGCAATTCAACTTCATTAACCTCTTTCCGAGCTGATGGTTGCTCGATCCAAGGGTCGATACCTTCTTCCATCACAAAACTTAAGAAATTAAGTGTACTGATGCTCAATGACAACAACATTACCGGCCAACTTCCTGTATCAATGTCCAGTTTAAGAAGCCTTCAGTACTTATCTCTATTTCAGAACAGATTAGAAGGGCATATTCCCATTTCAATTTGTCGAATCCCCTCCCTCGAGTACCTGAATTTAGAATGGAACGATCTAACAGGACGTCTTCCCTTGTGCATACTTCAGCTTCCTAAACTTTCATCTCTTTATATTCAGAGGGATAGGCTGAATGGTAATATGCCATTGTCTTTATTCCAAAAGTCTAGATTGGAAGAAATTAGTTTAGGAACAAGTGGATTGTCATTGGAAATTGATGATCAACATCAACCCTTTGTGCAAACTTTTCAGCCCAAGATTTTGGAATTCACATCTTGCAACATGAGAGGAGGAATCccagaattcttttcaaattTGACGAAACTCGTGGTTTTAAATTTGTCTAACAACAGTCTATCAGGAGCCATACCATATTGGTTGTTCAATCTCCCTTCCCTTTCTATACTAGCTTTGTCTATGAATAACTTCGAGGGATTTATACCGCCAATGATTCAGCTGAAATCTTCTCGTTTCCCAACAATAGTAAATTTAGCCAGAAATAACCTTCAAGGTCCTATCCCTTCTCAGCTCCTGAATGTTAATGTCATCGATTTGACACTTAACAGTTTCGTAGGCTTAATTCCAACACAGATAGGAAAAGTTCCTGGTATCAGGTCCATATCATTATCAGGGAACAAAATTCATGGTCCAATACCAGAATCATTTTGCCGAGCAACTAATGTCCTCCAGGTTCTTGATCTCTCCAATAATAGCTTGTCAGGCACCATACGACGTAATCTGGGAAACTGCAAGTCTCTCATTTACCTTAATCTTGGACAAAACAAGCTCACTGGAAGTATTCCAAAAGAACTTGAACGCGTCACAAGCCTTCGTTATCTGGATTTGAGTGGGAATGACTTTGAAGGATTTTTTCCAGCAGTGATCGAAAACTTTCAAGATTTGGAGATTCTGAAGTTGGCAGGCAACAGATTTGAAGGAAGGATACCAAAGTTCATTGGCGACTTACACCAACTCCGTATTCTCGTGCTTGCATCAAACTCTTTCAATGAATCAATTCCAGAAGAGCTAATGAAGTTGGAAAATCTACAATATATTGGCTTGTCCAGTAACAATCTATCTGGCCCCATTCCTGAGAATCTTGATGGcttgaaaatgatgatgaaaagaGAAAATGAGGCGACCATCTTAGGTTATGCTTACTCCCTCAAGTTCACTGGTGCTCAGCTAGAAATAGTCACCAAAGGACAGACACAATGGCTTGAGTCAGTCTATTCCTACCACACTGGATTCGACGTCTCAAGCAACACTCTCACTGGTAAAATCCCTGAGAAATTTGGCCTTTTAAGTGGACTTCCATTGCTGAACCTCTCACATAATAATCTTTTCGGATTGATTCCAAAGACTACTGGTGAGATGAGTTCCCTCGAGTCGTTGGATCTCAGTTACAACCATTTCACAGGAGAAATTCCAGTGACATTAACAGTGTTAGATTTCCTCCAGCATCTCAACATGTCTTATAACAATTTGAGTGGAAGAATTCCAAGCGGTCCGCATTTTGACACTTTGTATCAAGATGGAACAGCATATATTGGAAACAAATACTTATGTGGTGCTCCTGGTGGGATGAACTGCAGTAACTATGCTCCCTCTATCAATGAAACTGTAGAGAACAGATATGATCAAGAAAATGTCCTTTTTGTTGTAGTTATATTCTTGGGCTATGTAACAGGACTTTCTGGATTATTCTTGTTCTTATATTTGATGAAGGATAATTGGAGGAACATGTACTGGAGAGCAGTAGACAGAATTGTGTTGAAAATAGTAAACCGTGGGTCATGATATATATGACAGCAGTCTTTGAGTTCAATTTTCACTTTAAAGGTTTGGTTACTGGAGGTTGGAGCAGCCATCaatattctatttttcttttttgttaaatccagaaaagtcaaaatgaaaatattttctgaaCATGGAAATAAGGATTGAGCACAAGAATAGGAAAAGAGAAGACATTCTTGTAGTACTGAAGAGCCAGTCTTAACAGTATGTAGTCCTATTCCTCTAATCAGATTACAAAGTTCTGTTTTCTTAATGTTCTTTCTCAGCTGGCTCTTGATGTTTATATTCCCAATAATGCTAAATATGTGCTGCTTTCAAAATGATAAAAGAGGTCAGCCCAATACATAAAGTATCTCGTAATCACGCAGGGTCCAGGGAAAGGCCGCACCCCTAGAATATAATGTAGACAGCCTACTTTTAATGTAAGGATTAGTGGCCGTTGGGATTGGATGTTGGTGAATAGGAAATGGAGGGAAGAAATGAGAAGGGAAAGTGAGTTGTTCGCTTATGTTTTGGAAAGAGCAAATGTCCCCCATTGGTAGTGGAAAGAAAGGGAATGTGCTTTATATTAAAAAAGCACTTCTTTTGGTGTTAAATGTGTTGGTAAGAAGGTAAACCCCGCGCCGTCGTCGCTAGCTCGCTCGGTTCGGCTTCAAGAAGTCAAACCGAAATAACCCAGGATCCGCACGCACGACCCGCGATCGATCTGTTCCATTTTCCGGATAATTTTAAATATTCCTGCttgttccaacagccatggctatTTCTGAAAGGTTGTAAATTTTCAGAAACAGTGCTAGAAAATGTCTATAAATTCGCTTTGGTCCCGGAAtttttccttacgaaattttctgaacttcaaacttcttcttctgcacaaataaaaTCCAGTATAATTTACAGTCATTGAGTTGTTCGCAGTTCACCAGTGTTTTAGGTACCGATACTCTGGTGAGTCAAATTGTTCTATCCTGGGAGTTTAATATTCTATCACTTCGGGTACTTAGgagaataatttccttaaggacacaatgtGCATTCAATGGGCTCGATTTCATTCCAACATGTATTTTCTGATTCTGTTTTCTTATTATTTCCAGTTTCTTCTTTACTTCTGTATTTTTTTTGTTACAGGAAATTTACTGTTTCGTAATATTAGAGTTAATGCAGattaataacaatcttaaggaaattataCTTATACTTTAATCTGTATTTTATTTTCTGGAGATTAAAACCTTTGTAGTTTTCTACTCCTAGTGAATTTTTCtatttctgatttgaagatataaaaacttcatcggaTTATTAAAGTTCATAATTcagaaacgatttgaagaacataaaaccTTCATCGTATTCTAGTGAAACAATATATAAAAACTTCGATTTTTGTTTATTAAAAGTACTGATTTTTATTAATTACAGTATtgtttgttgttttatttttctgcCATTAATTGAAATGTTTTGTTGTtgacagtgagaaatggcaattgaaAATGAAAATCCTTCTGCGACTGTTGTGGCAACGAcaatagcctcgtcaagccgaaCTGCTGTGTCACCGACCGAAAAATCGGGAAACTTTCTGGAGCTAACTTCAAAGAAAGGCAGCAGAGGGCATTCTTTTGGCTTACCAcgcttggtatgcagaaattctCCAATGAAGACCCTCCAGTGCCTGTTGCCGATATGCCAGACAATGAAAATTTTATGATTGTTGAAGCGTGGAAACAgacagattttctttgcaaagacTACATTTTGAGTGCTTTGGGGGATTATTTTTACAATGTATACAGTGCTACGAATAATTCGAAAGAATTCTAGGATGCACTTGAGAGGAAGTATAAGACTGAAGATGCGTGCTTCAATAAGTTtatggttgccaagtttctaaaCTATAAAGTGATAGATAGCAAAAtcgttggaacccaagttcaagtgcttca harbors:
- the LOC107821993 gene encoding uncharacterized protein LOC107821993, which codes for MITDPSDRLSSWQGGNCCNWEGIKCSSSGHVVVVNLRNPNPDEIMINVNEEVVSNSNNTFDFALKGTISPLLFTLNHMQHLDLSFNNFMLSKLPTEISNLTKLTYLNLSNAMFQDSITTQFSNLTSLRFLDLSCANLVPDFSSFSVSLTFPLRLDFGSLSSFISYGRISSPNLRWLEGLRDLRYLVLIGVDLSKASESFHWAKPISSLSNLMSLRLSNCNISGRIPTVELLNLTNLSTLEMSSNALTSWIPDLLSNLTTLSTLDFSGNDLHGHIPYLPQLERLSVASNPAMIINLVSMFSVPWSKLTFLDISFTGVGGTIPPSLSNSTSLTSFRADGCSIQGSIPSSITKLKKLSVLMLNDNNITGQLPVSMSSLRSLQYLSLFQNRLEGHIPISICRIPSLEYLNLEWNDLTGRLPLCILQLPKLSSLYIQRDRLNGNMPLSLFQKSRLEEISLGTSGLSLEIDDQHQPFVQTFQPKILEFTSCNMRGGIPEFFSNLTKLVVLNLSNNSLSGAIPYWLFNLPSLSILALSMNNFEGFIPPMIQLKSSRFPTIVNLARNNLQGPIPSQLLNVNVIDLTLNSFVGLIPTQIGKVPGIRSISLSGNKIHGPIPESFCRATNVLQVLDLSNNSLSGTIRRNLGNCKSLIYLNLGQNKLTGSIPKELERVTSLRYLDLSGNDFEGFFPAVIENFQDLEILKLAGNRFEGRIPKFIGDLHQLRILVLASNSFNESIPEELMKLENLQYIGLSSNNLSGPIPENLDGLKMMMKRENEATILGYAYSLKFTGAQLEIVTKGQTQWLESVYSYHTGFDVSSNTLTGKIPEKFGLLSGLPLLNLSHNNLFGLIPKTTGEMSSLESLDLSYNHFTGEIPVTLTVLDFLQHLNMSYNNLSGRIPSGPHFDTLYQDGTAYIGNKYLCGAPGGMNCSNYAPSINETVENRYDQENVLFVVVIFLGYVTGLSGLFLFLYLMKDNWRNMYWRAVDRIVLKIVNRGS